One Cheilinus undulatus linkage group 22, ASM1832078v1, whole genome shotgun sequence DNA window includes the following coding sequences:
- the LOC121504439 gene encoding zinc finger protein 678-like: MTPPLKKRRGTPRSHDCQQCGKEFSSSSDLKTHVRVHTGEKPYSCEICGKAFTQSSAWKRHIRTHTGEKPYKCEDCGNSFSQASHFKTHRNSHTRELLYPCQDCGKVFTHQGALKRHERIHTGEKPYSCEQCGLAFSQVSHLGIHRRCHTGEKPFSCDQCGKAFSKLGNLRLHRRIHTGEKPYSCEQCGKTFRQKIHLTFHQQIHTGEKPFSCDQCGKTFR; this comes from the exons AAACGGAGGGGCACGCCTCGTAGTCATGACTGTCAGCAGTGTGGTAAAGAGTTCTCTTCTTCATCAGATTTAAAGACACATGTGCGAgttcacactggagagaaaccataCAGT TGTGAGATCTGTGGGAAAGCTTTCACACAGTCATCTGCATGGAAGCGTCATATACGCactcacactggagagaaaccataCAAATGTGAGGACTGTGGTAACAGTTTCAGTCAGGCAAGTCACTTCAAGACTCACAGAAACAGCCACACCAGAGAATTACTCTACCCTTGTCAGGACTGTGGTAAAGTCTTTACTCATCAAGGTGCTTTAAAACGTCATGAGCGTattcacactggagagaaaccgtACAGCTGTGAGCAATGTGGTTTGGCCTTCTCTCAAGTAAGTCATCTAGGGATCCATCGGCGTTGCCACACGGGAGAAAAGCCGTTCAGTTGTGATCAGTGTGGGAAAGCTTTCTCAAAGTTAGGGAACCTCAGGTTACACCGCCGCATTCATACTGGAGAGAAACCGTACAGCTGTGAGCAATGTGGGAAAACCTTCAGGCAAAAAATCCACTTAACATTCCACCAGCAGatccacactggagagaaacccttcagctgtgaCCAATGTGGGAAAACCTTCAGGTAA